The Pedobacter cryoconitis genome includes a window with the following:
- a CDS encoding S8 family peptidase, translated as MNFKIKYALIIILLCNIAAKAQKLSVAEKKEIFHKYSSTVSDSKINGGNLLLVELSRPLTATEIQELKPLRSFSLNHLIIPEKMAAKFSSLIISQTKANALWKASDKLSRQYEQYLTQNKQFTIRISINPQVLTVPASLQTLKSYTFDQNNHVVTASIQMSELMPVLQLEEVLFADIYQTAKDETVINDMDLSSNEISAVHLRYPAIDGKGITLSIKEQMFVKEDIDLAGNVVAAPSAAPVVDDHATQMATLAVGRGNTFIRGLGAAPFASLTASDYRKNNNDLMPDDIKEINQYQVNVQNHSYGLGIDNFYGMQAVAYDQQVFEADTIVHVFSSGNSGLITAVDGIYKNIPNTAQLTGNFKTAKNVLVIGGINQENVSESQSSKGPAYDGRVKPELVALGQDGTSGAAALTSGSVALFQQEYKSLYGKQPSAATVKSILVNSADDIGTPQVDFATGFGKLNTLQAIQTIIDKRFQTGVVNDQQDFTFPLQVTTDQQELKVTLAWLDPAAPVNSVQSIVNHLDLSVETPAGTTILPWILNTYPSADSLLLPAKRGIDNLNTVQQVSLTNVPAGTYTIHVKGRTVTQGKQNFSIAYQWKAKNDFSWTFPLKDAAIFAAESNYIRWSSTLSGQAGKLSVSYDNGVNWTVLSSNIDLGSSFFKWSAPNLFTRALFKMEAAGKEFLSESFVISMPEKLQIGYSCTEKILFHWPAQAQAIGYTLYNLKNNVLTPVQQLTDTIAIVDKSTIASNYFAVAANGSNFSGLKSYTVDYTAQGVACYVRTFLANIVNDAGKLDLTVGTTYNLKSIIWEKQTSPGVFAPLSETVVTSGLVSYSQIDQNLVRGIQFYRVTLVTNDGLKIPSDILPLNFLKENDFAAFPNPVTDYLSILSGDFDPYTLTLYNLSGQKIFLKEANGLYQFDLTALSTGLYIGTISRNGNTLKKLKIIKR; from the coding sequence GTGAATTTCAAAATAAAATATGCTTTAATTATAATTCTTCTTTGCAACATAGCTGCAAAAGCACAAAAATTATCGGTTGCAGAAAAAAAAGAAATATTCCACAAATACAGCTCTACTGTATCGGATTCAAAGATAAATGGTGGAAATCTTTTATTGGTAGAGCTGTCACGCCCACTAACAGCGACCGAAATACAGGAACTAAAACCATTGCGCAGTTTTTCTTTGAACCATTTAATTATTCCGGAAAAGATGGCTGCAAAATTCAGTTCTCTGATAATTTCTCAGACCAAAGCCAACGCTTTATGGAAAGCCAGCGACAAACTTTCACGTCAGTATGAACAATATTTAACTCAGAACAAGCAATTTACTATAAGAATTTCGATAAATCCACAAGTACTGACTGTACCTGCTTCCTTGCAAACCTTAAAATCTTACACCTTTGATCAAAACAACCACGTTGTTACGGCCAGCATACAAATGAGTGAGCTGATGCCGGTCTTACAATTGGAAGAAGTCCTCTTTGCTGACATCTATCAGACCGCAAAAGATGAAACAGTCATTAATGATATGGATCTTTCGAGCAATGAAATTTCGGCAGTACACCTGCGTTATCCTGCTATTGATGGAAAAGGCATAACACTTTCTATCAAAGAACAAATGTTCGTTAAAGAAGATATTGACCTGGCCGGAAATGTGGTAGCTGCTCCCTCGGCTGCTCCCGTAGTAGACGATCATGCCACACAAATGGCCACACTCGCGGTTGGCAGGGGAAATACTTTTATCCGCGGACTGGGAGCTGCCCCTTTTGCCTCTTTAACGGCTTCAGACTACAGAAAAAACAACAATGATTTAATGCCTGATGATATCAAAGAAATAAATCAATATCAAGTAAATGTACAAAACCACTCTTATGGCCTGGGCATAGATAACTTTTATGGCATGCAGGCAGTAGCTTATGACCAGCAAGTATTTGAAGCAGACACGATAGTCCATGTATTTTCGTCAGGAAACTCCGGTTTGATTACAGCAGTGGATGGTATTTATAAAAACATTCCGAATACAGCCCAGTTAACAGGGAATTTTAAGACCGCAAAAAATGTCCTGGTTATAGGTGGTATAAATCAGGAAAACGTTTCAGAAAGTCAAAGCAGCAAGGGGCCTGCTTATGATGGCCGTGTAAAACCCGAGCTGGTTGCTTTAGGACAGGACGGCACATCTGGTGCCGCAGCACTAACTTCAGGATCAGTTGCTCTTTTCCAGCAGGAATATAAAAGCCTGTATGGGAAACAGCCTTCTGCTGCTACCGTAAAAAGTATTCTGGTTAACTCGGCAGATGATATTGGAACACCACAGGTAGATTTTGCTACAGGATTTGGAAAATTAAATACATTACAGGCTATTCAGACTATTATAGACAAACGCTTTCAAACAGGAGTGGTTAACGATCAGCAGGACTTTACATTTCCACTGCAAGTCACAACCGACCAGCAGGAACTGAAAGTTACACTGGCCTGGCTTGATCCTGCGGCACCGGTTAACAGTGTCCAGAGTATTGTCAACCACCTGGACCTGTCTGTAGAAACACCCGCTGGAACAACAATCCTTCCCTGGATCCTGAATACTTATCCTAGTGCAGATTCTTTATTATTGCCTGCGAAAAGGGGAATAGATAACCTGAACACAGTACAACAGGTAAGTTTAACCAATGTACCCGCGGGGACTTATACCATCCATGTAAAAGGCAGAACTGTCACCCAGGGGAAACAGAATTTCAGTATTGCTTATCAATGGAAAGCAAAGAATGATTTCAGCTGGACTTTCCCTTTAAAAGATGCTGCAATATTCGCCGCTGAGAGCAATTATATCAGATGGAGCAGTACTTTGTCAGGGCAGGCAGGGAAACTCTCTGTGAGCTATGATAATGGGGTCAACTGGACTGTTTTGAGCAGCAACATTGATCTGGGTTCTTCTTTTTTTAAATGGTCCGCTCCAAATTTATTTACACGTGCGCTGTTCAAGATGGAAGCCGCAGGAAAAGAGTTTCTGAGTGAGTCTTTTGTAATTTCGATGCCAGAGAAACTCCAGATAGGCTATAGCTGTACCGAAAAGATTTTATTTCACTGGCCTGCACAAGCACAGGCAATTGGTTACACCCTTTATAATTTAAAGAACAATGTATTAACCCCTGTTCAGCAGTTGACCGATACAATAGCTATCGTCGACAAATCTACCATAGCTTCAAATTATTTTGCAGTAGCCGCGAATGGCAGCAATTTCAGCGGATTAAAAAGTTATACTGTTGACTATACCGCGCAAGGGGTAGCTTGTTATGTAAGAACGTTTCTGGCAAATATCGTGAATGATGCTGGCAAGCTAGATTTAACAGTAGGTACTACCTATAATCTGAAAAGTATCATTTGGGAAAAACAAACCTCTCCGGGCGTATTTGCTCCGCTGTCCGAAACGGTTGTCACTTCTGGCCTGGTAAGTTACAGTCAGATTGATCAGAATCTGGTTCGTGGTATTCAATTCTACAGGGTGACTTTGGTTACAAATGATGGTCTTAAAATTCCTTCTGATATTTTGCCTCTTAACTTCCTGAAAGAAAATGATTTTGCAGCTTTTCCAAATCCGGTAACGGATTATCTGTCCATACTTAGCGGGGATTTTGATCCTTACACACTTACGCTTTACAATTTATCGGGACAAAAGATCTTCCTGAAGGAAGCAAATGGGTTATACCAGTTTGATTTAACTGCTTTGTCCACCGGATTGTATATCGGTACGATAAGCAGGAATGGAAACACGCTCAAAAAGCTAAAGATTATAAAAAGATAA
- a CDS encoding TlpA family protein disulfide reductase gives MNKILNRKNIFNGILIVLFLVLLFVPPAKALVLEGLMKIGFFRPDTAVVDKQVNAAGNLSGIKFKDISGKVIDLGELKGKVIFLNFWATWCPPCLAEMPGVNALHEKFKNDKDVVFILVDADSQLPKAQKFMDKKGYQLPVYAVDSEIPEVLFKGSLPTTVVFDKEGRISYNEAGAANYADAKFIAFINKLKTTN, from the coding sequence ATGAATAAGATTCTTAACCGAAAGAATATTTTTAACGGGATTCTGATTGTATTATTCCTGGTGCTGTTATTTGTACCGCCTGCAAAGGCGCTGGTACTGGAAGGCTTAATGAAAATTGGGTTTTTCAGACCTGATACTGCTGTAGTGGATAAACAGGTTAATGCTGCGGGTAATTTGTCCGGAATTAAATTTAAAGACATCAGCGGAAAGGTTATTGACCTGGGAGAATTGAAAGGAAAAGTCATTTTTCTTAATTTCTGGGCAACCTGGTGCCCTCCATGTCTGGCTGAGATGCCGGGTGTAAATGCCCTGCACGAAAAATTTAAGAATGATAAAGATGTAGTTTTCATTCTGGTTGATGCAGATAGTCAATTGCCAAAAGCACAAAAATTTATGGATAAAAAGGGGTATCAATTACCTGTTTATGCAGTAGACAGCGAAATCCCTGAAGTACTTTTCAAAGGGTCATTGCCCACAACAGTTGTATTTGATAAAGAAGGAAGGATTTCTTACAATGAAGCAGGGGCTGCCAATTATGCAGATGCAAAATTCATAGCGTTTATCAATAAGCTAAAAACAACGAATTAA
- a CDS encoding S9 family peptidase, which yields METYKWPAAKAPVAEIKPKRRVLHGDTVIDNYYWMIDYFKKGPDSTKTIDYLNAENAYLDKMMSGTKTLQANLFKELKGRIKEKDESVPVFKNGYFYYSRTEEGKQYSKFCRKKGTLDAKEEILLDIDELAKGLPYYSATGYSISPDNKLLAYGVDQVSRRQYTILIKNLETGELLKDSIPNTEGDAVWAADNKTLFYTSKNAKTLLSEKIKRHKLGTAATKDVVVYQEKDKSNYIGVGKSKSGKYIFIYSSATLSAEERLIPSDQPDAEFKVFQPRIKDVLYNVTALADKFLIVTNWNAKNFRLMECPLDQTGKENWKEVIPHRKDVLLEDVEGFKDFIVVSERKNGLAQLRIRKLNGTEHYIDFGEPTYNASVGNNPEYNSEKLRYIYTSMTTPVSVYDYHMDTKEKQLMKQQEIVGGYNKDEYTTERLYATAKDGTQVPISLVYKNGLKKDGNAPLLLYAYGSYGHSMDASFSSGNLSLLNRGFVFAIAHIRGGQEMGRQWYEDGKLMKKMNTFTDFIDCGNFLIEKKYTSSAHLYAQGGSAGGLLMGAIINLAPELWHGVIAQVPFVDVVNTMLDESIPLTTNEFDEWGNPKNADAYHYMKSYSPYENIEAKQYPNMLVTTGLHDSQVQYFEPAKWVAKLRATKTDKNVLLLKTDMDFGHGGASGRFDYLKDIALNYAFLLSLENISK from the coding sequence ATGGAAACTTATAAATGGCCCGCAGCAAAAGCGCCGGTAGCAGAAATCAAACCTAAACGACGTGTTTTACATGGTGATACGGTTATCGATAATTATTACTGGATGATTGATTATTTTAAAAAAGGGCCGGACAGTACAAAAACGATCGATTATCTCAACGCCGAAAATGCTTATCTCGACAAGATGATGAGTGGTACAAAAACGTTACAAGCGAATCTCTTCAAAGAGTTAAAAGGCCGCATCAAAGAAAAAGATGAGTCTGTTCCGGTATTTAAAAATGGATATTTCTATTATTCCAGAACTGAAGAAGGAAAACAGTATTCTAAGTTTTGCCGCAAAAAGGGGACATTGGACGCTAAAGAAGAAATTCTGCTCGATATTGACGAACTGGCTAAAGGACTTCCCTACTATTCAGCTACCGGATACAGTATAAGTCCTGATAATAAATTACTTGCTTATGGAGTTGATCAGGTTTCCAGACGTCAGTATACTATTCTGATCAAGAACCTGGAAACCGGTGAGCTATTAAAAGATAGCATTCCTAATACAGAGGGTGATGCCGTTTGGGCAGCAGATAATAAAACCTTGTTTTACACTTCAAAAAATGCAAAAACCCTCCTTAGTGAGAAAATCAAAAGACATAAACTAGGAACAGCAGCCACTAAAGATGTGGTTGTTTACCAGGAAAAAGATAAATCCAACTATATTGGTGTAGGTAAATCAAAATCCGGAAAATATATCTTCATCTATTCTTCTGCTACTTTATCTGCCGAAGAGAGACTGATCCCTTCAGATCAGCCTGATGCTGAATTCAAAGTATTTCAACCCAGAATTAAAGATGTACTTTACAATGTAACTGCTTTAGCCGATAAGTTTCTGATTGTAACCAACTGGAACGCTAAAAACTTCCGTTTAATGGAATGTCCTCTTGATCAAACGGGAAAGGAAAACTGGAAAGAGGTAATTCCACACCGCAAAGATGTTCTTTTGGAAGATGTGGAGGGCTTTAAAGATTTTATTGTGGTTTCAGAGCGTAAAAATGGTCTGGCCCAGTTACGCATCCGTAAATTAAACGGCACTGAACATTATATAGATTTCGGTGAGCCCACTTATAATGCTTCTGTTGGCAATAATCCAGAATACAATAGTGAAAAGCTCCGCTATATCTATACTTCCATGACTACACCGGTGTCTGTTTATGACTATCACATGGATACTAAAGAAAAGCAACTGATGAAGCAACAAGAGATTGTAGGTGGTTATAATAAGGACGAATATACAACAGAGCGTCTTTATGCGACCGCCAAAGACGGCACACAGGTTCCAATCTCATTAGTGTATAAAAACGGGCTTAAAAAGGATGGTAACGCGCCTTTGCTGCTCTATGCTTATGGTTCATATGGCCATAGCATGGACGCTTCGTTTTCTTCCGGCAACCTGAGCCTGCTGAACAGAGGCTTCGTTTTTGCCATTGCACATATTCGCGGTGGACAGGAAATGGGCAGACAGTGGTATGAAGACGGAAAGCTGATGAAAAAGATGAATACTTTTACCGATTTCATTGATTGCGGGAACTTCCTGATTGAAAAAAAATATACAAGCTCAGCGCACCTTTATGCACAGGGTGGTAGTGCCGGCGGCCTGCTCATGGGTGCTATAATAAATCTTGCACCTGAGCTATGGCATGGGGTAATTGCCCAGGTCCCATTCGTAGACGTGGTAAATACCATGCTTGATGAGAGTATTCCGTTAACCACAAATGAATTTGACGAGTGGGGAAATCCTAAAAACGCCGATGCTTACCATTATATGAAGAGTTACTCTCCATATGAGAACATCGAAGCCAAACAGTATCCAAACATGCTGGTCACAACTGGTCTGCATGACAGCCAGGTTCAATATTTCGAGCCTGCTAAATGGGTCGCGAAGTTAAGGGCAACTAAAACAGACAAAAATGTACTGCTGCTGAAAACGGACATGGATTTTGGACATGGCGGCGCATCCGGAAGGTTCGATTATCTTAAAGATATTGCCCTGAACTATGCATTCCTGTTAAGTCTGGAGAATATCAGTAAATAA